DNA sequence from the Lysinibacillus sp. OF-1 genome:
TCAAATCGATCAAAAATTGACTTTAAAAGAAAAACAATTGAAGCTCACCCGTGCTGTTATGGATTATGAAGTAGAGATGAGTGTGAATGGTGGAGCAAAGCAGAAAGCTAAAGTCTTTAACGGCTTAATAACAGGTGACAAAGTGACGATGATTCGCGTGCATGGTGGTCAACAATATTTAATTATAGATAAAGAGGTGATTTGATGATTCCACAGGTCATAAATGATGGACTGGCATTCGATTTTGAGGAAGAAATTGAACCTTCTAATACTTTTAAAATAAATAACGAATTAGATCGCTGTTATGGCACCGTTGATGAACTAGAGGCCTTGAAACAAGCGATTTTTTTAATGCTCAATATCGAACGATACAATCATTTAATTTACAGCTGGAACACAGGCTTTGAAACTAATGATTTAATTGGGCAACCAACTGTCTATGTTGTTAGCGAAGTAAAACGACGCATCCAAGAGGCTTTACTACAGGATGATCGCATTACAGAAGTGGATACTTTTGAAGTAACA
Encoded proteins:
- a CDS encoding DUF2577 domain-containing protein, with the protein product MEDILKEIQKLVLGVLNAQKLATVIYGNVISVGPLEVQIDQKLTLKEKQLKLTRAVMDYEVEMSVNGGAKQKAKVFNGLITGDKVTMIRVHGGQQYLIIDKEVI
- a CDS encoding DUF2634 domain-containing protein — protein: MIPQVINDGLAFDFEEEIEPSNTFKINNELDRCYGTVDELEALKQAIFLMLNIERYNHLIYSWNTGFETNDLIGQPTVYVVSEVKRRIQEALLQDDRITEVDTFEVTTNKNKVHIQYTAHTIFGEITAEKEVDY